Proteins co-encoded in one Populus trichocarpa isolate Nisqually-1 chromosome 10, P.trichocarpa_v4.1, whole genome shotgun sequence genomic window:
- the LOC7485865 gene encoding ADP-ribosylation factor 1, with protein sequence MGLSFTKLLGRLFSKKEMRILMVGLDAAGKTTILYKLKLGEIVTTIPTIGFNVETVEYKNISFTVWDVGGQDKIRPLWRHYFQNTQGLIFVVDSNDRDRVGEARDELHRMLNEDELRDAVLLVFANKQDLPNAMNAAEITDKLGLHSLRQRHWYIQSTCATSGEGLYEGLDWLSNNISSKA encoded by the exons ATGGGGCTGTCATTCACGAAATTACTTGGCCGATTGTTCTCGAAGAAAGAAATGCGAATTCTGATGGTAGGTCTTGATGCTGCTGGTAAAACCACCATTCTTTACAAGCTGAAGTTGGGAGAAATTGTCACTACTATCCCTACCATtg GATTTAATGTGGAAACTGTGGAATATAAGAATATTAGCTTCACTGTTTGGGATGTTGGCGGTCAAGACAAG ATTCGTCCTTTGTGGAGACATTACTTCCAAAACACGCAAGGGCTTATCTTTGTGGTTGACAGCAATGACCGAGATCGAGTTGGTGAGGCCAGAGACGAGCTGCACAGGATGTTGAATGAG GATGAGCTGAGGGATGCTGTGCTCCTTGTATTTGCAAATAAGCAAGATCTTCCAAATGCAATGAATGCTGCTGAGATAACTGATAAACTCGGTCTTCATTCTCTAAGACAACGCCACTG GTATATCCAGAGCACATGTGCCACTTCAGGAGAAGGGCTTTATGAAGGATTGGACTGGCTTTCAAACAACATTTCTAGCAAG GCTTAG
- the LOC7485866 gene encoding importin beta-like SAD2 homolog isoform X3: protein MAMEVSLVAQLLNDTLSPDSTVVHTATESLDRFSHSPHFPFSLLSISTGGGNNGQSVAAATYLKNFTRRNINSENPNSKSNVSKEFKDKLMRSLLQVEPPVLKVLVETFRIIIAAEFVKQNNWPELVPELWSAIQNSNLISTGANCEWKTINALTVLQALVRPFQYFLNPKVAREPVPPQLELIAKEILVPILSLFHQLVQKALSDQGRIEMEMEMILLIVCKCIYFTVRSHMPSALVPLLPSFCCNLIGLLGSLSFDHGVVPDDQYFLRLKTGKRTLLIFRALITRHRKYSDKLMPDIINSALKIVRYSTNISKLDFLSERIISLAFDVISNILETGPGWRLVSSHFSFLLDSAILPALVLNEKDVSEWEEDVEEYIRKNLPSELEEISGWREDLFTARKSAMNLLGVISMSKGPPMGTSSNGSSASSKRKKSEKNKSNNQRCSMGELLVLPFLSKFPIPSGTNASEARIINDYFGVLMAYGGLQDFIREQKPGYITTLVQTRLLPLYKIPVSSPYLIASANWVIGELASCLTAEINADVYSSLLKALTMPDNEHTSCYPVRISAAGAIAELLENDYPPPDWLPLLQVVISRINVEDEETLILFQLLSSVVEAGDESVMDHIPFMITSLVGVLSKSIHPRMEAWPQVVERGFATLAVMSQSWENFIPEETEQIESSEKWISGRTVNGKSLSALLEQAWLAPMHPVDGEVRPTPICLDDSSTLLRSVMLSVTGSNAIQQLKLSELLLVWADLIADWHAWEELEDLSVFDCIKEVVTLHSKYGLENFIVRQMPSPPAPPVPQQSIIEGIGAFVSEAISQYPSATWRASSCVHMLLNVPSYSFETENVKQSLVTAFSQAAFSRFREIQSKPCSLWKPLLLVISSCYLCYPDTVESILERASEGGFTIWVSAVALVATGSFEPGLSTKSEIKLTAMTLAKVIERLLGQQKSGVGLSIDCFKSLLEALVRLKEVQDEMEEDEEDGEAEEDGDEEDDDDDNEDSEEDELEETEEEFLERYAKAASALENGVVVEEGDVEDQEHEIELGSLDEADEEKVVLSLIERFHHVLIQGHGIPPQIISSFLDAFPKFSCFFQQ from the exons atGGCCATGGAGGTCTCTTTAGTAGCCCAGCTACTGAACGACACTCTCAGCCCCGATAGCACCGTCGTTCACACAGCAACAGAATCCCTCGATCGCTTCTCTCATTCTCCTCACTTccccttctctctcctctccatCTCCACCG GAGGCGGAAATAATGGGCAAAGCGTCGCAGCTGCCACGTACCTTAAAAACTTCACTCGGCGGAACATTAACAGTGAAAATCCGAATTCAAAATCGAATGTCAGCAAGGAATTCAAGGATAAGCTTATGCGATCTCTGCTTCAAGTCGAACCTCCGGTTCTAAAAGTATTAGTTGAAACG TTTCGGATTATTATTGCAGCAGAGTTTGTTAAGCAGAATAATTGGCCAGAGCTTGTACCTGAATTATGGTCTGCTATTCAAAATAGTAATCTAATTAGCACTGGTGCGAATTGTGAATGGAAAACTATCAATGCGCTTACGGTTCTTCAAGCACTCGTTAGACCTTTCCAG TACTTTCTAAATCCTAAAGTTGCCAGGGAGCCAGTGCCACCACAGTTGGAGCTGATTGCAAAAGAAATTCTTGTACCAATTCTAAGTTTATTCCATCAACTTGTACAAAAG GCGTTGTCTGATCAGGGTCGAATAGAAATGGAAATGGAGATGATCCTTCTTATTGTATGCAAGTGCATATATTTCACT GTGAGGTCGCATATGCCATCTGCATTAGTTCCTCTCTTGCCTtcattttgttgtaatttgatCGGGCTTCTGGGTTCCTTGAGCTTTGATCATGGTGTTGTGCCAGATGATCAATACTTCTTACGATTGAAGACTGGAAAGAGGACCTTGCTCATATTTCGTGCTCTGATTACCCGACATCGGAAGTATTCTGACAA GTTAATGCCAGACATCATAAACAGTGCTTTGAAGATTGTCAGATATAGCACAAACATCAGC AAGCTTGATTTCCTTTCGGAGAGGATTATTTCATTAGCTTTCGATGTAATTTCAAACATCCTAGAGACTGGCCCT GGATGGAGATTAGTTTCGtcacatttttcatttttattggaCTCTGCAATCTTACCAGCATTGGTCCTGAATGAGaag GATGTTTCTGAGTGGGAAGAAGATGTAGAAGAGTACATTCGAAAGAACCTTCCATCTGAACTT GAAGAAATTTCTGGATGGAGGGAGGATCTGTTCACGGCCAGAAAAAGTGCAATGAACTTGCTTGGTGTTATTTCAATGTCGAAG GGACCTCCCATGGGGACTTCTAGCAATGGTTCTTCAGCCTCATCCAAGCggaaaaaaagtgaaaagaacAAGAGCAATAATCAGCGCTGTTCTATGGGAGAGTTGCTAGTGCTTCCATTTTTGTCTAAGTTTCCCATCCCTTCTGGCACCAATGCATCTGAAGCAAGAATTATAAATGA TTATTTTGGTGTTCTGATGGCATATGGTGGCCTGCAAGAT TTTATAAGGGAGCAAAAACCTGGATATATAACCACTTTGGTTCAAACTCGGCTGCTACCACTTTATAAGATACCTGTGAGCTCACCATACTTGATTGCTTCTGCAAACTGGGTTATAGGGGAGCTAGCGTCCTGTCTAACAGCA GAGATTAATGCAGACGTGTATTCCTCGTTGCTCAAGGCACTGACAATGCCGGACAATGAGCACACTTCTTGTTATCCCGTGCGAATTTCTGCAGCTGGGGCGATTGCAGAGCTTCTTGAA AATGACTATCCGCCACCTGACTGGTTACCTCTTCTTCAAGTTGTGATTAGTCGGATCAATGTCGAAGATGAAGAGACTTTGATATTGTTTCAGCTTCTTAGTTCTGTGGTGGAGGCTGGTGATGAGAGTGTGATGGATCATATCCCTTTTATGATCACATCATTAGTTGGAGTCCTCTCGAAGTCTATACATCCTAGGATGGAAGCATGGCCTCAA GTGGTTGAAAGAGGCTTTGCAACATTAGCAGTGATGTCTCAATCTTGGGAAAACTTCATACCTGAAGAGACTGAGCAGATTGAATCAAGTGAAAAGTGGATATCTGGTCGAACTGTGAACGGTAAATCTTTGTCAGCACTGTTGGAACAGGCTTGGCTTGCACCCATGCATCCAGTG GACGGTGAGGTGCGGCCCACTCCAATATGCTTGGATGATTCATCGACTTTGCTACGATCTGTTATGCTATCTGTTACTGGAAGCAATGCAATTCAACAGCTTAAACTATCTGAACTGTTGTTGGTTTGGGCTGATCTGATTGCTGACTGGCATGCTTGGGAAGAGTTGGAAGATTTGTCAGTCTTTGACTGCATCAAGGAAGTTGTTACTCTACACAGTAAATATGGGCTGGAGAATTTTATTGTTAGACAGATGCCATCACCTCCTGCTCCACCAGTGCCACAACAATCTATCATTGAAGGCATTGGTGCTTTTGTAAGCGAGGCCATCTCACAATATCCATCTGCAACTTGGAGGGCTTCCTCATGCGTTCATATGTTACTAAATGTCCCGAGCTACTCGTTTGAAACTGAAAATGTGAAGCAGTCCTTGGTTACTGCTTTTAGCCAGGCTGCATTTTCTCGTTTTAGAGAAATTCAAAGCAAGCCCTGTTCACTGTGGAAGCCTTTGTTGCTTGTTATATCATCATGCTATTTGTGCTATCCTGATACTGTGGAGTCCATTTTAGAGAGAGCTTCAGAGGGAGGTTTCACGATTTGGGTGTCTGCTGTTGCTTTAGTGGCCACTGGCTCTTTTGAACCTGGTCTTTCAACAAAGTCCGAGATAAAGTTAACAG CAATGACTTTGGCCAAGGTGATAGAGCGATTGTTAGGACAGCAGAAATCAGGGGTTGGTTTGTCAATTGACTGCTTTAAATCACTGCTGGAGGCATTGGTAAGGTTGAAAGAAGTGCAGGATGAAatggaagaagatgaagaagatggaGAGGCTGAAGAAGATGGTGACGAAgaagacgacgacgacgacaatGAG GATTCCGAGGAGGACGAGCTTGAAGAAACGGAAGAGGAGTTTTTGGAAAGGTATGCAAAAGCAGCCTCTGCCTTAGAGAATGGTGTGGTTGTTGAAGAGGGAGATGTGGAAGATCAAGAGCATGAAATTGAGCTGG GTTCTTTGGATGAAGCAGATGAGGAGAAGGTTGTTTTGTCATTGATAGAGAGGTTCCACCACGTCCTCATACAAGGGCATGGTATACCACCCCAGATCATCTCCAGTTTCCTGGATGCCTTTCCAAAATTTAGCTGCTTCTTCCAACAATAG
- the LOC7485866 gene encoding importin beta-like SAD2 homolog isoform X2: MAMEVSLVAQLLNDTLSPDSTVVHTATESLDRFSHSPHFPFSLLSISTGGGNNGQSVAAATYLKNFTRRNINSENPNSKSNVSKEFKDKLMRSLLQVEPPVLKVLVETFRIIIAAEFVKQNNWPELVPELWSAIQNSNLISTGANCEWKTINALTVLQALVRPFQYFLNPKVAREPVPPQLELIAKEILVPILSLFHQLVQKALSDQGRIEMEMEMILLIVCKCIYFTVRSHMPSALVPLLPSFCCNLIGLLGSLSFDHGVVPDDQYFLRLKTGKRTLLIFRALITRHRKYSDKLMPDIINSALKIVRYSTNISKLDFLSERIISLAFDVISNILETGPGWRLVSSHFSFLLDSAILPALVLNEKDVSEWEEDVEEYIRKNLPSELEEISGWREDLFTARKSAMNLLGVISMSKGPPMGTSSNGSSASSKRKKSEKNKSNNQRCSMGELLVLPFLSKFPIPSGTNASEARIINDYFGVLMAYGGLQDFIREQKPGYITTLVQTRLLPLYKIPVSSPYLIASANWVIGELASCLTAEINADVYSSLLKALTMPDNEHTSCYPVRISAAGAIAELLENDYPPPDWLPLLQVVISRINVEDEETLILFQLLSSVVEAGDESVMDHIPFMITSLVGVLSKSIHPRMEAWPQVVERGFATLAVMSQSWENFIPEETEQIESSEKWISGRTVNGKSLSALLEQAWLAPMHPVDQDGEVRPTPICLDDSSTLLRSVMLSVTGSNAIQQLKLSELLLVWADLIADWHAWEELEDLSVFDCIKEVVTLHSKYGLENFIVRQMPSPPAPPVPQQSIIEGIGAFVSEAISQYPSATWRASSCVHMLLNVPSYSFETENVKQSLVTAFSQAAFSRFREIQSKPCSLWKPLLLVISSCYLCYPDTVESILERASEGGFTIWVSAVALVATGSFEPGLSTKSEIKLTAMTLAKVIERLLGQQKSGVGLSIDCFKSLLEALVRLKEVQDEMEEDEEDGEAEEDGDEEDDDDDNEDSEEDELEETEEEFLERYAKAASALENGVVVEEGDVEDQEHEIELGSLDEADEEKVVLSLIERFHHVLIQGHGIPPQIISSFLDAFPKFSCFFQQ, encoded by the exons atGGCCATGGAGGTCTCTTTAGTAGCCCAGCTACTGAACGACACTCTCAGCCCCGATAGCACCGTCGTTCACACAGCAACAGAATCCCTCGATCGCTTCTCTCATTCTCCTCACTTccccttctctctcctctccatCTCCACCG GAGGCGGAAATAATGGGCAAAGCGTCGCAGCTGCCACGTACCTTAAAAACTTCACTCGGCGGAACATTAACAGTGAAAATCCGAATTCAAAATCGAATGTCAGCAAGGAATTCAAGGATAAGCTTATGCGATCTCTGCTTCAAGTCGAACCTCCGGTTCTAAAAGTATTAGTTGAAACG TTTCGGATTATTATTGCAGCAGAGTTTGTTAAGCAGAATAATTGGCCAGAGCTTGTACCTGAATTATGGTCTGCTATTCAAAATAGTAATCTAATTAGCACTGGTGCGAATTGTGAATGGAAAACTATCAATGCGCTTACGGTTCTTCAAGCACTCGTTAGACCTTTCCAG TACTTTCTAAATCCTAAAGTTGCCAGGGAGCCAGTGCCACCACAGTTGGAGCTGATTGCAAAAGAAATTCTTGTACCAATTCTAAGTTTATTCCATCAACTTGTACAAAAG GCGTTGTCTGATCAGGGTCGAATAGAAATGGAAATGGAGATGATCCTTCTTATTGTATGCAAGTGCATATATTTCACT GTGAGGTCGCATATGCCATCTGCATTAGTTCCTCTCTTGCCTtcattttgttgtaatttgatCGGGCTTCTGGGTTCCTTGAGCTTTGATCATGGTGTTGTGCCAGATGATCAATACTTCTTACGATTGAAGACTGGAAAGAGGACCTTGCTCATATTTCGTGCTCTGATTACCCGACATCGGAAGTATTCTGACAA GTTAATGCCAGACATCATAAACAGTGCTTTGAAGATTGTCAGATATAGCACAAACATCAGC AAGCTTGATTTCCTTTCGGAGAGGATTATTTCATTAGCTTTCGATGTAATTTCAAACATCCTAGAGACTGGCCCT GGATGGAGATTAGTTTCGtcacatttttcatttttattggaCTCTGCAATCTTACCAGCATTGGTCCTGAATGAGaag GATGTTTCTGAGTGGGAAGAAGATGTAGAAGAGTACATTCGAAAGAACCTTCCATCTGAACTT GAAGAAATTTCTGGATGGAGGGAGGATCTGTTCACGGCCAGAAAAAGTGCAATGAACTTGCTTGGTGTTATTTCAATGTCGAAG GGACCTCCCATGGGGACTTCTAGCAATGGTTCTTCAGCCTCATCCAAGCggaaaaaaagtgaaaagaacAAGAGCAATAATCAGCGCTGTTCTATGGGAGAGTTGCTAGTGCTTCCATTTTTGTCTAAGTTTCCCATCCCTTCTGGCACCAATGCATCTGAAGCAAGAATTATAAATGA TTATTTTGGTGTTCTGATGGCATATGGTGGCCTGCAAGAT TTTATAAGGGAGCAAAAACCTGGATATATAACCACTTTGGTTCAAACTCGGCTGCTACCACTTTATAAGATACCTGTGAGCTCACCATACTTGATTGCTTCTGCAAACTGGGTTATAGGGGAGCTAGCGTCCTGTCTAACAGCA GAGATTAATGCAGACGTGTATTCCTCGTTGCTCAAGGCACTGACAATGCCGGACAATGAGCACACTTCTTGTTATCCCGTGCGAATTTCTGCAGCTGGGGCGATTGCAGAGCTTCTTGAA AATGACTATCCGCCACCTGACTGGTTACCTCTTCTTCAAGTTGTGATTAGTCGGATCAATGTCGAAGATGAAGAGACTTTGATATTGTTTCAGCTTCTTAGTTCTGTGGTGGAGGCTGGTGATGAGAGTGTGATGGATCATATCCCTTTTATGATCACATCATTAGTTGGAGTCCTCTCGAAGTCTATACATCCTAGGATGGAAGCATGGCCTCAA GTGGTTGAAAGAGGCTTTGCAACATTAGCAGTGATGTCTCAATCTTGGGAAAACTTCATACCTGAAGAGACTGAGCAGATTGAATCAAGTGAAAAGTGGATATCTGGTCGAACTGTGAACGGTAAATCTTTGTCAGCACTGTTGGAACAGGCTTGGCTTGCACCCATGCATCCAGTG GATCAGGACGGTGAGGTGCGGCCCACTCCAATATGCTTGGATGATTCATCGACTTTGCTACGATCTGTTATGCTATCTGTTACTGGAAGCAATGCAATTCAACAGCTTAAACTATCTGAACTGTTGTTGGTTTGGGCTGATCTGATTGCTGACTGGCATGCTTGGGAAGAGTTGGAAGATTTGTCAGTCTTTGACTGCATCAAGGAAGTTGTTACTCTACACAGTAAATATGGGCTGGAGAATTTTATTGTTAGACAGATGCCATCACCTCCTGCTCCACCAGTGCCACAACAATCTATCATTGAAGGCATTGGTGCTTTTGTAAGCGAGGCCATCTCACAATATCCATCTGCAACTTGGAGGGCTTCCTCATGCGTTCATATGTTACTAAATGTCCCGAGCTACTCGTTTGAAACTGAAAATGTGAAGCAGTCCTTGGTTACTGCTTTTAGCCAGGCTGCATTTTCTCGTTTTAGAGAAATTCAAAGCAAGCCCTGTTCACTGTGGAAGCCTTTGTTGCTTGTTATATCATCATGCTATTTGTGCTATCCTGATACTGTGGAGTCCATTTTAGAGAGAGCTTCAGAGGGAGGTTTCACGATTTGGGTGTCTGCTGTTGCTTTAGTGGCCACTGGCTCTTTTGAACCTGGTCTTTCAACAAAGTCCGAGATAAAGTTAACAG CAATGACTTTGGCCAAGGTGATAGAGCGATTGTTAGGACAGCAGAAATCAGGGGTTGGTTTGTCAATTGACTGCTTTAAATCACTGCTGGAGGCATTGGTAAGGTTGAAAGAAGTGCAGGATGAAatggaagaagatgaagaagatggaGAGGCTGAAGAAGATGGTGACGAAgaagacgacgacgacgacaatGAG GATTCCGAGGAGGACGAGCTTGAAGAAACGGAAGAGGAGTTTTTGGAAAGGTATGCAAAAGCAGCCTCTGCCTTAGAGAATGGTGTGGTTGTTGAAGAGGGAGATGTGGAAGATCAAGAGCATGAAATTGAGCTGG GTTCTTTGGATGAAGCAGATGAGGAGAAGGTTGTTTTGTCATTGATAGAGAGGTTCCACCACGTCCTCATACAAGGGCATGGTATACCACCCCAGATCATCTCCAGTTTCCTGGATGCCTTTCCAAAATTTAGCTGCTTCTTCCAACAATAG
- the LOC7485866 gene encoding uncharacterized protein LOC7485866 isoform X1 — MAMEVSLVAQLLNDTLSPDSTVVHTATESLDRFSHSPHFPFSLLSISTGGGNNGQSVAAATYLKNFTRRNINSENPNSKSNVSKEFKDKLMRSLLQVEPPVLKVLVETFRIIIAAEFVKQNNWPELVPELWSAIQNSNLISTGANCEWKTINALTVLQALVRPFQYFLNPKVAREPVPPQLELIAKEILVPILSLFHQLVQKALSDQGRIEMEMEMILLIVCKCIYFTVRSHMPSALVPLLPSFCCNLIGLLGSLSFDHGVVPDDQYFLRLKTGKRTLLIFRALITRHRKYSDKLMPDIINSALKIVRYSTNISKLDFLSERIISLAFDVISNILETGPGWRLVSSHFSFLLDSAILPALVLNEKDVSEWEEDVEEYIRKNLPSELEEISGWREDLFTARKSAMNLLGVISMSKGPPMGTSSNGSSASSKRKKSEKNKSNNQRCSMGELLVLPFLSKFPIPSGTNASEARIINDYFGVLMAYGGLQDFIREQKPGYITTLVQTRLLPLYKIPVSSPYLIASANWVIGELASCLTAEINADVYSSLLKALTMPDNEHTSCYPVRISAAGAIAELLENDYPPPDWLPLLQVVISRINVEDEETLILFQLLSSVVEAGDESVMDHIPFMITSLVGVLSKSIHPRMEAWPQVVERGFATLAVMSQSWENFIPEETEQIESSEKWISGRTVNGKSLSALLEQAWLAPMHPVFYKDQDGEVRPTPICLDDSSTLLRSVMLSVTGSNAIQQLKLSELLLVWADLIADWHAWEELEDLSVFDCIKEVVTLHSKYGLENFIVRQMPSPPAPPVPQQSIIEGIGAFVSEAISQYPSATWRASSCVHMLLNVPSYSFETENVKQSLVTAFSQAAFSRFREIQSKPCSLWKPLLLVISSCYLCYPDTVESILERASEGGFTIWVSAVALVATGSFEPGLSTKSEIKLTAMTLAKVIERLLGQQKSGVGLSIDCFKSLLEALVRLKEVQDEMEEDEEDGEAEEDGDEEDDDDDNEDSEEDELEETEEEFLERYAKAASALENGVVVEEGDVEDQEHEIELGSLDEADEEKVVLSLIERFHHVLIQGHGIPPQIISSFLDAFPKFSCFFQQ; from the exons atGGCCATGGAGGTCTCTTTAGTAGCCCAGCTACTGAACGACACTCTCAGCCCCGATAGCACCGTCGTTCACACAGCAACAGAATCCCTCGATCGCTTCTCTCATTCTCCTCACTTccccttctctctcctctccatCTCCACCG GAGGCGGAAATAATGGGCAAAGCGTCGCAGCTGCCACGTACCTTAAAAACTTCACTCGGCGGAACATTAACAGTGAAAATCCGAATTCAAAATCGAATGTCAGCAAGGAATTCAAGGATAAGCTTATGCGATCTCTGCTTCAAGTCGAACCTCCGGTTCTAAAAGTATTAGTTGAAACG TTTCGGATTATTATTGCAGCAGAGTTTGTTAAGCAGAATAATTGGCCAGAGCTTGTACCTGAATTATGGTCTGCTATTCAAAATAGTAATCTAATTAGCACTGGTGCGAATTGTGAATGGAAAACTATCAATGCGCTTACGGTTCTTCAAGCACTCGTTAGACCTTTCCAG TACTTTCTAAATCCTAAAGTTGCCAGGGAGCCAGTGCCACCACAGTTGGAGCTGATTGCAAAAGAAATTCTTGTACCAATTCTAAGTTTATTCCATCAACTTGTACAAAAG GCGTTGTCTGATCAGGGTCGAATAGAAATGGAAATGGAGATGATCCTTCTTATTGTATGCAAGTGCATATATTTCACT GTGAGGTCGCATATGCCATCTGCATTAGTTCCTCTCTTGCCTtcattttgttgtaatttgatCGGGCTTCTGGGTTCCTTGAGCTTTGATCATGGTGTTGTGCCAGATGATCAATACTTCTTACGATTGAAGACTGGAAAGAGGACCTTGCTCATATTTCGTGCTCTGATTACCCGACATCGGAAGTATTCTGACAA GTTAATGCCAGACATCATAAACAGTGCTTTGAAGATTGTCAGATATAGCACAAACATCAGC AAGCTTGATTTCCTTTCGGAGAGGATTATTTCATTAGCTTTCGATGTAATTTCAAACATCCTAGAGACTGGCCCT GGATGGAGATTAGTTTCGtcacatttttcatttttattggaCTCTGCAATCTTACCAGCATTGGTCCTGAATGAGaag GATGTTTCTGAGTGGGAAGAAGATGTAGAAGAGTACATTCGAAAGAACCTTCCATCTGAACTT GAAGAAATTTCTGGATGGAGGGAGGATCTGTTCACGGCCAGAAAAAGTGCAATGAACTTGCTTGGTGTTATTTCAATGTCGAAG GGACCTCCCATGGGGACTTCTAGCAATGGTTCTTCAGCCTCATCCAAGCggaaaaaaagtgaaaagaacAAGAGCAATAATCAGCGCTGTTCTATGGGAGAGTTGCTAGTGCTTCCATTTTTGTCTAAGTTTCCCATCCCTTCTGGCACCAATGCATCTGAAGCAAGAATTATAAATGA TTATTTTGGTGTTCTGATGGCATATGGTGGCCTGCAAGAT TTTATAAGGGAGCAAAAACCTGGATATATAACCACTTTGGTTCAAACTCGGCTGCTACCACTTTATAAGATACCTGTGAGCTCACCATACTTGATTGCTTCTGCAAACTGGGTTATAGGGGAGCTAGCGTCCTGTCTAACAGCA GAGATTAATGCAGACGTGTATTCCTCGTTGCTCAAGGCACTGACAATGCCGGACAATGAGCACACTTCTTGTTATCCCGTGCGAATTTCTGCAGCTGGGGCGATTGCAGAGCTTCTTGAA AATGACTATCCGCCACCTGACTGGTTACCTCTTCTTCAAGTTGTGATTAGTCGGATCAATGTCGAAGATGAAGAGACTTTGATATTGTTTCAGCTTCTTAGTTCTGTGGTGGAGGCTGGTGATGAGAGTGTGATGGATCATATCCCTTTTATGATCACATCATTAGTTGGAGTCCTCTCGAAGTCTATACATCCTAGGATGGAAGCATGGCCTCAA GTGGTTGAAAGAGGCTTTGCAACATTAGCAGTGATGTCTCAATCTTGGGAAAACTTCATACCTGAAGAGACTGAGCAGATTGAATCAAGTGAAAAGTGGATATCTGGTCGAACTGTGAACGGTAAATCTTTGTCAGCACTGTTGGAACAGGCTTGGCTTGCACCCATGCATCCAGTG TTTTATAAGGATCAGGACGGTGAGGTGCGGCCCACTCCAATATGCTTGGATGATTCATCGACTTTGCTACGATCTGTTATGCTATCTGTTACTGGAAGCAATGCAATTCAACAGCTTAAACTATCTGAACTGTTGTTGGTTTGGGCTGATCTGATTGCTGACTGGCATGCTTGGGAAGAGTTGGAAGATTTGTCAGTCTTTGACTGCATCAAGGAAGTTGTTACTCTACACAGTAAATATGGGCTGGAGAATTTTATTGTTAGACAGATGCCATCACCTCCTGCTCCACCAGTGCCACAACAATCTATCATTGAAGGCATTGGTGCTTTTGTAAGCGAGGCCATCTCACAATATCCATCTGCAACTTGGAGGGCTTCCTCATGCGTTCATATGTTACTAAATGTCCCGAGCTACTCGTTTGAAACTGAAAATGTGAAGCAGTCCTTGGTTACTGCTTTTAGCCAGGCTGCATTTTCTCGTTTTAGAGAAATTCAAAGCAAGCCCTGTTCACTGTGGAAGCCTTTGTTGCTTGTTATATCATCATGCTATTTGTGCTATCCTGATACTGTGGAGTCCATTTTAGAGAGAGCTTCAGAGGGAGGTTTCACGATTTGGGTGTCTGCTGTTGCTTTAGTGGCCACTGGCTCTTTTGAACCTGGTCTTTCAACAAAGTCCGAGATAAAGTTAACAG CAATGACTTTGGCCAAGGTGATAGAGCGATTGTTAGGACAGCAGAAATCAGGGGTTGGTTTGTCAATTGACTGCTTTAAATCACTGCTGGAGGCATTGGTAAGGTTGAAAGAAGTGCAGGATGAAatggaagaagatgaagaagatggaGAGGCTGAAGAAGATGGTGACGAAgaagacgacgacgacgacaatGAG GATTCCGAGGAGGACGAGCTTGAAGAAACGGAAGAGGAGTTTTTGGAAAGGTATGCAAAAGCAGCCTCTGCCTTAGAGAATGGTGTGGTTGTTGAAGAGGGAGATGTGGAAGATCAAGAGCATGAAATTGAGCTGG GTTCTTTGGATGAAGCAGATGAGGAGAAGGTTGTTTTGTCATTGATAGAGAGGTTCCACCACGTCCTCATACAAGGGCATGGTATACCACCCCAGATCATCTCCAGTTTCCTGGATGCCTTTCCAAAATTTAGCTGCTTCTTCCAACAATAG